Part of the Ochrobactrum sp. Marseille-Q0166 genome is shown below.
TGTTGCTGCCATTCGGCCTGCATCTGGACGACGGCGTGAAGCTCAAGCTAGACGAGCAGAACCTTGGCCAAGGTGCTCGGTTCTCGACCTGCGTTCCGTCCGGGTGCCTCGTGCCGATCAGCTTTCCGACCGTCGCAACCGATGCCATGAAGAAGGCCGGGAAGCTCATCATCACTGCCACGCGCAACGGCGGCGGCGAGGTTCCGACGTTCACCGTCTCCCTCAATGGTTTCTCCGCCGCCATCAACAGAGTGACGGAGCTGGCGAAGTAACCCGGTTCTTCAACCGGATTGGGATGCGCATTTCAGGAGTGAGCATAGAAGTATTCAGACAAACACATAGCCCGGACCGGAAGGGAGGACAGGATTGGAACTACGCCATCTTCAGTACATCGTCGCCAGCGCCCGCAATGGCAGTTTCAGCGCGGCCGCGAACGAACTCAATGTCAGGCAACCGATTGTCAGCAAACGGATCAAGGAAGTCGAGGACGAACTTGGCATTCCGCTGTTCGACCGTGCTTCGACCGGCGCGCGTCTGACCCCGAGCGGTGAGGAATTCATCATCAGTGCGAGGCGTATAGTGGAGGACGTTCAGCAACTCAAGGAGCGGGCCAAAGCGAGCAAGGCCGGTAAACTTGGCCGGGTTGTCGTGGGCTTTTACAAATCACTTTCCACCGGTCGTTTGCGCACGACCCTTCGTGAATTTCGCCAAGGCAATCCTTCCATCGACGTCGAGCTGGTGGAGATGCCCTATATCGAACTCAGAGCAGGAGTATTGGCGAGTGCTATAGATGTGGCGATCATCCTTGGAGAACCGGGCAGGGTTACTTTGCTGAATACTCTTGCACTCGGATCGGAGCAACTCGTTGCGGCGCTACCGGAGAACCATCGGCTTGCGGAAAAATCCATCATCTACTGGCCTGAACTGAAAGGTGAGCGCTTCCTCATTAGCTATCACGATCCGGGGCCAGATATTCGCAATATCCTACTTCGTCATCTGGCAGCGCCTTCCGATCATCCAGAGATCGTTACGAGGCGGTTGAGCCGTGAAAGTATTCTGAGCGAAGTTGGAATCGGGCAGGGGATCAGCCTGCAATGCGAGGCCATTTCAGGCATAACCGGGCTTGGCGTCGTTTACAGGCCGGTTCACGATGGAAGCGGCGCGACCCGGCTTGGCTACATCGCCTGCTGGAAGCCGGAGAACAGAAACCCGGTTCTCACAACATTTCTGGACGCTCTGAAGCCAAAAAGCTGATTCGGCTTGCGGCGTCGAAGTGACGTCGCGCCATGTGTTTTCCACACCGAGAGCGGCAAGTATTTTTTCGACCCTCTACGACCGCGTGCGAAGTCTGAAATAATCTTGTTGCGAAGGCGTAAATTGTGCCTTTCTTGATTGTCCCCGTCGCCATCCGACCGTGTTGCGGATGGCCGGAAGGGGACCATCATGACCGGGACGTTATCTTACGCGGGGCGCGGATGCTGCGCACGGCGCTCGGGCTGAACATCGCGCGCTATCTCGAAGATCCTGATATCGTCGAAGTGATGCTGAACCCAGACGGCCGCTTGTGGGTGGACCGCCTGAAGGAAGGCCTTGCCGATACCGGCGAGATTCTGTTGCCGGAAGACGGCGAGCGCATCGTGCGGCTGGTCGCCCACCATGTCGACGCAGAAGTCCATGCTGGCAATCCTCGCGTCTCGGCCGAACTGCCGGAAACCGGCGAGCGGTTCGAAGGGCTGTTGCCGCCTGTCGTCAAGGCCGCGACCTTCGCGATCCGCAAACCCGCCGTCGCCGTCTTCACCCTGTCGGATTACGTGGCGGGCGGGATCATGACACAGGCGCAGGCCGATGTTCTCAGGCTCGCCGTCGAAAAGCGCAAGAATATTCTGGTTGCGGGCGGGACCAGCACCGGCAAAACCACGCTCACCAATGCCCTTTTGTCGGAAGTCGCCAAAACGGCGGACCGTGTGGTGTTGATCGAGGATACGCGAGAACTGCAATGCGCTGCGCCCAATCTGGTCGCCATGCGGACTAAGGACGGCGTGGCCTCGCTCTCCGATCTCGTAAAATCGTCGCTGCGCCTGCGGCCCGACCGTATCCCTGTCGGCGAGGTGCGCGGCGCGGAAGCTCTTGATCTCCTGAAAGCATGGGGAACTGGCCATCCTGGCGGGATCGGCACGATCCACGCCAATACCGCGATTGGCGCGCTACGCCGGCTCGAACAGCTCGTGCAGGAAGTCGTGATTTCGGTCCCGCGTGCGCTGATCGCCGATACCATCGACGTGATCGCCGTTCTCTCCGGCCGCGGTTCCGCCCGCCGCCTTTCCGAAATCGCCCTCGTGGACGGCATCGATCCCGTCAGCGGCGATTACCGCACCCTCAACGCTCAACTTTCTTCCGACCGCCAACCCCACCCGAAAGGAGAATAGCAATGACCATGTTTGCTCTGTCCGCA
Proteins encoded:
- a CDS encoding LysR family transcriptional regulator, giving the protein MELRHLQYIVASARNGSFSAAANELNVRQPIVSKRIKEVEDELGIPLFDRASTGARLTPSGEEFIISARRIVEDVQQLKERAKASKAGKLGRVVVGFYKSLSTGRLRTTLREFRQGNPSIDVELVEMPYIELRAGVLASAIDVAIILGEPGRVTLLNTLALGSEQLVAALPENHRLAEKSIIYWPELKGERFLISYHDPGPDIRNILLRHLAAPSDHPEIVTRRLSRESILSEVGIGQGISLQCEAISGITGLGVVYRPVHDGSGATRLGYIACWKPENRNPVLTTFLDALKPKS
- the trbB gene encoding P-type conjugative transfer ATPase TrbB — translated: MLRTALGLNIARYLEDPDIVEVMLNPDGRLWVDRLKEGLADTGEILLPEDGERIVRLVAHHVDAEVHAGNPRVSAELPETGERFEGLLPPVVKAATFAIRKPAVAVFTLSDYVAGGIMTQAQADVLRLAVEKRKNILVAGGTSTGKTTLTNALLSEVAKTADRVVLIEDTRELQCAAPNLVAMRTKDGVASLSDLVKSSLRLRPDRIPVGEVRGAEALDLLKAWGTGHPGGIGTIHANTAIGALRRLEQLVQEVVISVPRALIADTIDVIAVLSGRGSARRLSEIALVDGIDPVSGDYRTLNAQLSSDRQPHPKGE